The genome window tttatgtctgtgtctcttttccagCCCTGCAAGTTGCAAGGTTTGAATCTGACCCAGAGATTCATCTTTGTCTAATCCTGGAAAGGGAATTTTGATGTGAAACCGTCCAAGAGTTCACACCAATCGAATAGGAAGAGAAAGGGCAGTTGGGGTACCCACCAGTGGGAGGAGCTCCTGAGCTCAGCCCTGGAGGCCTCAAGGGTTTAGGGGCCCCTCGGATCGTgccagagagcaagagagaggaaCTGGGGTGAGCAAGTATTGTGGCTTTGTGTTTCCTGTTTCAGCAAGGCTGCTGTGCAAAAAGAAAGACAGTACCAGGAAGGGAAACGCTCAGGGGGCCCCAAGCCATGGATTGAGATCTTGCCCCTTTGGAGACCACAGCCAAGACCTGCCCAGGAGCTGGGATGCTTTCCTGAGCTGCTGGGGTTGGAGCCTGGGACCTCAGGTAACTGAGAAGGAGGAGGCTTCTGCATCCAGGTTGGGGACCTCCGACTCTGGGGTGGGGCGGAAGACGCTGTCTGCCAGCTTCCCTGGGCTGAAGGGGGAGACACTGTCCACTCCAGTGGTTTGAGTGTTGGATGTGGGGAACCAGAGAAGTGTCCCGTGTTGGTCTCTGGAGGCCCAGCTCCCAGTGTCCTCTGCTCCATCCATTGGATGAGACGAGCCGGGAGTCAGACGCCTGAGGATGCAGGCTCCCAGGAATGAGCCGTACACTTGACAGCTCCCTTCCCCGCAGGGACCCCGTAGCACCCAGCTGCCTTCCCAGCGGCGTGGGTGCAGGCCCTTCGCTCCACTCCTAGCTCGTGCTGAGAGCTCTGGACTAGGAAGGTCTGACCATTCATTCATGCAGGAGGCCACTCATCACACACGCAGCCGGGAAGTAGAAGCCAAGACTGGGGAGGGCAGCAACAAAGCACTGTCCGGTGAGGGCTTGCCCTGACCTCCCCAGTGGCACCGAGGACAGCGCCCCCGGGCCAGTACCACCTCTTCCCAGAGCTCCAGCTGAGGCCTGTCAAGCTGCCAAGGGCTGCCTGGGCAGTGGCCCAGTGACCTCTCTTTGAACCACACGGGGAGCAGTTCCTTTTTCTCCCACAGCCCATCTCTGTCAGTCAGCCGTCCACATGGCTGCTTGTGTTTAGAGCAAATCGGAATAGTTGAGACCTCCCGGAAAGCTGGGATGATTCTACCCAGCTGTGCCACACCAAATCCCCCTGCTGTGAGAGCCTGGGGTCCGGGAGGGTCGCCTCCTTCCCTGAGGAGCCTTTTCTACTGCCACCCCCAGCTTGGGCAACAGGTGTCAACGTCTGCCCCACAGGAAGTAAAGCAGGGCAGCCACATGTTTCAACGAACCGGTGCAGACAAAGCCCGTACACTTATCTCCCCTCCACAGCCCTCTGCTCTTCAcagctggaggaggcaggagtgTTCTCCCCGGTTTCCTCTACGAAGCCTGAGGGATAACCGGGAACCACACAGGGAGGGGATCTAGCGCCCCACCTTTTAAaggtgggaggcaggcaggcggCACACCGGTTCTTCACTCACCCTCCTTTGCCTTTCTGCCGGGCCTAACTGAGATGGTGGCTGTTTCTAGACCACAAGGCAGCCCTTTCTCCCTGCAGCCCACACCCAGAAGTCAGATCAACAGGCCTAACTGAGATGGTGGCTGTTTCTAGACCACAAGGCAGCCCTTTCTCCCTGTAGCCCACACCCAGAAGTCAGATCAACAGAGCAACAGTGAATATGGTCTCAACCCGGGACCAGCATCCCTTCCGTGGGGTAAACAGTACCCCTCAAAGAGGAAGGGGGCGGGAGGGATTGGAGGACTGGGTATTCTGGGTCCTGGAGTGCTAGGTTAGCTTGGAACCTCTGTCTTATAGCACTGAGTCTTCAATATCCAAGATCAAGAGGAcgggaataataataatgttattattaaaagctaacatttattgtgtgTTACGTCCCTGATGCTTAGCATGCATTTTCTCTTTAAGCCTCATAACTTTAGGAGGCAGGttcccactttacaaatgaggagacagagacacaaagaCAATCAATAGCTTTTCAAAAGCACACGGGAGGTCGGGAGCAGGGCCAGGAGTCCACACAGTCTGAGCCCATGGCCAGGGGTCCTCGTCTCCCCCATCTACGGCAGAATAACCAGGGCTGATGGCCTGGGACACCACGAGCATAGCTTCTGAACATGGAGTTTCCTACACATCCATTCGTAATTTAATAGGAATGGACCTCTCAGATCCTTTCCTAAGCTTTAAATGGAGAAAGTGGTAGGTGAGATGTGAAGGGGACCCTGCAGAGTAGGAGCAAGGAAGAAAGCCTAAAGAAACGGGAGAGACACCCAGGGACGGGACGAGTGGACGGGCACTGACAACTTCACAGTTCTGCCAGGGCTCAGCACTGCCTGAGACCAGAGGATGCCCCCTCCACGCCTGGAGAGTCAGGCACCGGAGAGCAGACAGGGCCTGACCACAGAAGACCCCCCTATTCAGGGTGTGAGCCTGCCCCACCCACCCATGACCCCCGAGAAGGAATGGCATGATCACAGAGAGACAGCAAGAATCCTGCAGAGAGTTCCAGACTGAGCTGGGAGGCGCAGGGATGTGCCAATGATAAGGGCAGAGAGGCTGCTACCTGTTGAGTCTGTCTGACCTATAAAAAGACCCAAGGGGCCAGAGCCGGCAAACGCCTGTGGGCTGAAGCTGAGAAACCCTTCTCTGACCTACGACGCAGGAACTAGGTTCCCAAGGCGGTGCGGAGTGAGGCTGTGGATGGACAGAAGTAGCAGTTGTTAAGGGGAAGTCCCTCTCCCTTCATGAGTCTCTGGGCTGACTCCAGGGACCAGTGGAGGCAGGGACCAGAATTTCCAGGGCTCAGAATCCAGCTCagccaaagtgaaagtcgctcagttatgtccaactctttgtgacctgatagactatgcagtccatgaaattaattcttcaggccagaatactagagtgggtagacatttccttctccagggggatcttcccaaaccagggatcgaacccaggtctcccgcactgcaggtgggttctttaccagctgagtcaccagggaagccctaagtccGGCCCAATTTAGCCAAGCTCCCCAAGGGTTCTGGGAAAACAGACAAAGTTGCATAAGGTAGGTGAGGGAGAGTAGGAAAGAGAAAGCAGGGCACAGAGCAGGAAGAAGGGGCGAGGGCTGGGGGTGCTGTAAGCAAGCAGGTAAGGGCGTGTTCTGAAGGCACAGCAAGTGTGGCCTCTACACCAAGCCTGGTTCCCTGGGGACTTCTGGTTActgagtttgtttgtttacttttgtttcatttttgaaacACAGCCTTATTTAGGTATAACCCATGTGGTTGCAGAAGACACAATTTGGCTCCGGACTAAGGAAAGCAGACATGCCACCACACTTAGCCCTAACAGGGAGGGGATtctaaaaagcaaaggaaccctCTGCTCCAAGAGATACTGAGCAGAAAGCTCTGAAGTGGCTTTTGGCCAGTAATGGACAGGTGCTCAGCCAATACTGATTTGGGTTGATCTGAACCTGAGAGTCAGAGCTCCGTTTATTGGTCCAGGACTGGAATGTCAAGGGGCCGATGTCAGGATCCCATGCCCGGAGGCAATAGTGTGGGCCTTCCCTCCTAAACCACGCCCAGAGCCAGGCCCATGAGCCAGCTGCTTGAGGCTAAGCAGAGGGCAGTGGGTGCTGCTCACGGACTGGCTGCACTTGCAGGGTCTGGCTGTCTGTCCAGGCCTCGAGAAAAGTCACTCGCCTATTAGTACTTGAGTAACTAGGCCAAGAGAGCATAAAGATGCTGGCCTTCCTTTCAGATGGAGGAAGAGGGAGCCAATTTAACTGCTTCTCTAGAAGTTCCTGGAAAAGGCACACGTCCTCATCTGCCATCCAAAGGGCTATAGGCTTTTGGTGatttttatcaattatttctcaTGTTCCCCTAACTTGGAGGCAGGCTGAGATGTTCGGTCAAGGAAGAAGTGGCAGCCAGAGGAATCTCACCACTTTACAGAAGGGGAGGCACAGGCCAGAGAAGAGCAGAGATTAGTCGAGAGACTGGACCCAGAAGTCCTGAATCCCTGTGTGACATCATCCCCGCCTGTTTTCAACCCACATGTATGGGACACGGTGCTATTTCTGCCCCCTCATCTAGAGAGGTGGTCATTTTTCTGCCCATCTCCTGACCCCTCCCCTTTGCCTCCCTCTTGGCACTGGGCAGACCCAGGGCAGCTATTCCAGGAACTGGAAGCCAAGCAACAACAGGTGCTCGGGAGGTCATCATGATCGGCCCAGACCCCAGGCCTGCCCCTGGCTTGGCCCGGTGGGCTGAGAGCTACGAGGCTAAGAGCGAGCGCCGGCAGGAGACCCGTGAGAGCCGCCGCTGCCGCCCCAACGTGACCACTTGCCGCCTCGTGGGGAAGGCCCCGAGGAcccagcagagggaacagctCCGGAGAGCACGCCAGCAGCAGTTTTTCagacggaggaacctggaggTGGAGGAGAAAGGCGAGGCACAGAGCCCGCCGGCCAGGGAGCCAGGCCCCTCCAGGAGGGCAGGCCTGGCCACTGACCTCAAGGAGCCCTTGTCTTGGGCCAACAGGATCTCTTCCCCCAGACAGCAGGTGGGCCATGCTGAAGGACACACTGCCCTGGAGCGGGTGGGCTGCAGGAGCAAGGCAGGTGGGTGGGCTCAAGGTCACCGAAAACTGATTTAAATGAAGTCCCTCCTTCCTCAGTCATCACAGAGTCTCCCTTAGCCAGTTACttgttttgatgtttttcttcttgtgtttttttttgggggggggcaggGTAAGAGGGGGCTTGTTTAcctactttttattgttgttgttttgcattTGCCttttaggaaagagaaaactAATTTCACAGCTAATTCCTAGTATCCATTCCAATTCAATCTATCCAGATATATCTTCTACAGCATTCATTCATCATCGTTCAACAAACATTCACTGAATGCTTATTGTGGGCCAGGGACACAAGCCAGTTCTTAATGTCCCGcttgactctctctctctcacacacacacacacacacacacacacacacacgtttcttGTCTCCATTCTCCTATAAGGCGGCTGCATCACCCATCTTCTCTCGGGCAATCCCAATTCTACTAACTTCACTCACCTAAGGCCACGTCTGGTCCAGGAAACCTTAGCTGCCCTAGCTTCTTCAGGCCACCTCTGCTCCCTGTGGTCCTTATGAGGCTATAAATCCTCGAAGATTGTATAACTCTTAGAGGGCCCATCAGTCTGGCCTGGGAAGGAGCAGTGTTGACAAAAAAAACTAGGGTATGTTGAAATGAGCTCAGCCAGCAAACCATCTGTGTCTTCCTATCCATGCTGTGAGCACGTGGACAGCAGGGACGGGTCCTCTAACGTCCCTGGAGGTGCCTGATATTGTCCCGTCCCCAGAGTAGGCGTTCTATCAGGCTTTCTTAGCCAGTGCATCTGTTATCCAACACAGGAGGTGCTGTTCAGAAAAAGGATCCTTGAGTCCAACTGTAAAAGAAAACCAGCGGTGTACTTTCTAAGGCAAGAAGGTTTCTGAAtgctttcatggaaaaaaaaaataattttaaggagaagaaaacacacacacacacacacacacacacacacacacacacagttgcctAAAGAACTCCTCCTGAACCTGTCAGTTCTGTAAGGTTTATTGAGATTTAATCTGCATGATTAGCTGCCATAGGCATTCCTTAGCCTTTTTGTGTTACATTACAAACATAGAATTTCTTAGATTTTAGTTTTAGTTtgtaagaagaaaatatttgcagactaATTGTGACGACTGCTGCCCATTCCTCCCTTTGCTGGCCTACTTTCTCTCAGCGACTCTTAGCCATCTTCCAGCTGGCGCTGAGAGGAAGGCGGTCCCCTTCCCTGAGAGGAAGGCAGTCCCCTCTAGAATATGGAAGGCACCCTGGCGACCATCTACTCCAAACTCATCGCTACACAGACAGGAGCCTGAGACCAAGGGAAGGCAGGACCCGACCCCGGTCCCCCTCACTCCCTCCTCAGACCAGTTCTCTTTCCACAGCACCATGATGGGGGCTTTGTAAGGGGCTGGGATCATGGTTTTGAGAGAAAGTAACAGGagacctggtaaagaatctgcctgcaatgagggagacctgggttcaatccctgggttgggaagaaccactggaggaggacatggctacccactccagtattcttgcctggagaatcccatggactgaggagttcatggagtctcagagtcagacacgaccaagtgactaagCCTTTATGCTTTTAACTGGAGACCAGCCCCGCTCCCCATCTGCCTGGCCCGAGGAAGAGCTGATCCCACCAGCCAGGACCAGtgagggcaggagcagggggAAGCTTGGGACTGTGAAGGCTAGAATGGATTCCTTTGGTGTTTTGGACCCGAAACTTAATCACTGGCTCACCTTTCTGCAGTCAGCCAGAGAACCCTGTTCTAAGACGCTCTATCTAGGCTCGCAGCAacaccctcctccccacttgCTTTCCAGGTGTCAGGGACCAGTTCCGAGGTCTTTGCAACCCAACACCATCCTCCTTCAGGCGCCTGGAGGGATCCAGCTGGCCACCGCCCAACCCAGGCTGGTGGCCTTCCACCACAGGCCTCTTCCATCAAGAAGGCACCCAAACACCACCGTGGTAAGAGCCTCCCGCCCTCACTGGGGCCTGCAGACAGCTGGGCCCAGCTGTCTCAGCTCGCTGGCAATGGAGAGTCCCTacacctccccacttccctcacTGCCTCTCCCAGGCCTCCTGAATCATCTTATCCCCTCCCTCTCAGGCACTCAGACAAAGGCAGGAGAAACACCGTCAACAATCAAGAATGATGCCAGTCAGCAAACCAAGTGAGTACCTTTCATGTTCCTGGCCCCAGGTCCCCCACAGCCCATCCATTCCTCTCTTCTAAGCTTTCACTTGAATACCCTCCCCCAGAATTTTGTGGAGTGGAACACAAGGAACTTCCACATCCACCTTAATTAAGAAAAAGGAGGGCCTTCCCCACCCTATTGGCTCTCCAGAAGAGATAAGAGAAGGAATCTATGCCCTGCCTCCTGACGAGCCTGTTTCTTTAATCCACTGccgtttttgtttttcttctcttccagttATGGAGTTGCAGTTCTAGATAAGGTAAGAAAATCCTCATGGTGGAGGTGCAGAATCACGTGGCATCTAATCTTCTCCAAGCTCTGGAATTCATTGGTAAACTCAGCTGGGATGGATGGGGCATCTTCTCCCTGGATGAGcacagacaaggaagcctggagggaCCCTGAGTCCAGGAAGAAAGTTCACTTAGCACAAGCCAATCCTGGCTCAGATTCCATGTTCTAGGATTTCGGGGAAGCCACAATCTTCTTAAACACCCTTTTTCTTTCTCGCTAGGAAATCATCCAGCTTTCTGAGTACCTCAAAGTAAGTAGCATGAACTCTCCCCTTAGCTCCTCCATCTGTCTGCTCACGTCTCCTCCAGGTCAATTTTAACCCACTTGCATTTTGCCCCTCAGGAAGCCCTACAAAGGGAGCTGATTCTAAAACAGAAAATGGTGATTCTCCAAGACCTGCTGTCTACCTTGATTCAGGCCTCTGACAGCACTTGGAAGGTAAGGGAAACCTTTGTTTGAACAAAGCTCAGGGGCTTCTATATGTGCCCATCTTGTTCTTCTTTCCGTACCATTGCAGCAAGAAAAGGAGCTTTCTCACTACGGAAGAGGCCGAAGGTAGGGTTAGACATCCAACATGTCACAGTAGATATATGGGAGAGCTTGGCTGAATCCAGGGTCGTCAGCTGAGGACCATGTTGCCACTCACCCAGGGAAGACCCAGAATCAAAAAAAGGCcctcctttttttaatttgttggaagaaacaaaagaaggTCTCAATACAGCTCCTGTTACTGACTGTGGTAAATATCAACTGTTTTTGTATGGAATTCATATCAATATTAACTGTCAGCCACCATGCACCTACTTCTCGCCCCAGACATGCATGGGAAAGCAGGAAGGGACCTAGCGATTATCTAGTCTAATTTTCTCATCTTGCCCATGAGGAAACTCTCAGGGAAGTCAGGTAACTTGCTAAAGTCACAGTGCTAGTCAGAGGCAGAACTGGAACTAAATTCAGACCTCCTGattttagttcattcattcaacaaatattcacagaCCATGTTCCCTGCACTGAGCACTAGAAATAATGAGATTAACCAGACAGGGTTCCTGCTTTTAGAAAgcttgtggttttctcagggagACAAGATGCCTAAACAGTGAAGAGATATGAGAAATACAAGAGGTGCTTTCAGGATATAGTAGAATGCAAGGGGAGAACCAGGGAAGTATTTATAGTTATATTTCAAGGCGTTGACTATCCATAtcgtattttccaggcaaatgtGACAACGAGAACTATATTCTGGTCAGGGGACACAGCACAGGCAAAGAACCAGAGGCATGATATAGTCTCCAGCTTTTTATTATCAGGACCCCtttatactctttaaaaaattattaacatccaggggcttccctggtggtccactggttaagactctggactTCCAGTGAAACAGGGTACAGTTTCAAagcctggttggggagctaagaccccacatgcagcattactattaaaaaataatattaaaatccaaagaatttttatatttaccaTTTAGAAGTGAAaacaggaattttaaaatatgcactaAGTTTAAAATAACAGTAGACAGATTACATGGGAACTTACATTATAGactgtttgaaaaatatttttaaatagtgagaGAAGTGGCCCTGCTTTACActtatgcaaatatttttaatgtctgaaaAGAAGACAGCTAGATTCCCACATTTGCATCTGCATTCAATCTGTTGTTAATACATTGTTTTGGTAAAATACATGACGAAAATCTAACCTTACACAGAAATACAGTTGGAAAAGGGAAGACCTTGCAGATCCTGGATTCCAGGGGGTCCTTGGACTCCACACTGAAATTCCTAGACTGCACTGTTCACGCAGTTTAATGCCACCAGAGCAGAAAGACACAGGTGCACAGGCAGAACACACAGCCTCGCAGGCCTCTGTGAGCATCTGACCGTCCACGCAGATGGCTGTGCTTGGAAAGCCAGCCCACCCGGGACAGGAAGGCGTGGGGCAAAACTGCGAAGCCCGCAGTGATGTCAGAGACCTCCAAGGCTCAGCCAGCCCTCTTCCCGTCGGTCATTGTACCTGGATTTGGGTGTCTGTATTCAGGGCTCCTGCTGCTTAAGGAAGTGGTTTTCATAGCAGAGTAGTTCCCTGAGACAGACAGCTGTGCATGCCAGGTGCTTTCCGgggctgaactaaactgagactGTCTCATTCGTTTATTCAACAGACGTCTGATAAGTCCCGACTATGTGCTGGGTTGGGTGCGGCAGGCACAGAAGGCAGTAGATTTCCCACAGgagccaggaagagaaagacaagtcaTAAATAAACCTAACTGCTGCGTGCTCAACCTGTAACAGCGCTTTCTACAAAGggaccccccccctcccccagacaGAAGAGAAGGGAGCGATTCTTCTGCCTGTGGCGGAACAGGATAGGCTTCAGAGGCAAGGGACCACTTTAGTTGCGTCTAGGAGGAGTTTATCGCGACagagtgagtcgctcagtcatgtccgaccctgcgatcctgtggactacacagtccatggaattgtcaaggctacaatactggagtgggaagccgttcccttctccaagggatcttcccaacccagagatcaaacccaggtctcctgcattgcaggccgattctttaccggctgagccacgagggaagcccaacaaagacAGAAGCAGGAATGATGAAGGGGAAGAGAAAGTAGAAAGGATAAGGGTGCTTACGATAAAGCAATCTAAATGACAACAGGCCTGGGAGTAACAGAGCGTGGGGCAGGGCCGAGTGTGACGGAAATGAAGGGATTGTGTCAGAGGAGCTTCAAAGAGAAGACCTCAGAGAGGTCTCTAGTATTATGGctcttaaatattttctgctgAATAGGGTATGTCGAACTTAAATAGTCATGGATTCCCTTTTaaaggacgtgtgtgtgtgtgtgtgtgtgtgtgtgtgtgtgtgtgtcatgagAATGCACAACACCCCAGCAGAAACACTGCTGCAGGCAGTAAGCAGGGTAGCAATGGGAGGTGCTTGCCTCAGGTCTGAAGTTCCACACTTAGCAATGTCCGCCCCATCCTGAGAAGGAGCTTGTCCAGTAGCTGTGGAGTTGTGCTCGCTTAGCAGCATATGTACCAGGGACTTCCCCTGcaggtccggtggttaagactttgtgctgcTAAGGCAGGGGggcgagggttcgatccctggtcaggaaagcaAGACCCcacatggccaataaataaataacacagcCACGGAACTGAGTTGAAAGAGATGGATCAGCTCTGCATTTTAAACGGTTCTCTGACAACAGTGAGCACTCGGGCTCCGAGTGGGTGCAGGGGTGGGGAAAGCTCTCCTAATATCCCAGGTAGGATACAACCAGagcttgggggcagggaggattTACTGAGAGACATTTCCCAGGCAGTTTCTGCTCCACTCCACACTCCAACAGCAGGGGAGGGCGCAGGGCTTCCTCAGGGGCTGTGGTTtactcccttcctccttcctccccaactAATACTCACTCTTCTTGTCTTCTTCCTCCCCACTAACCCTCAGCTTcctgt of Bubalus bubalis isolate 160015118507 breed Murrah chromosome 5, NDDB_SH_1, whole genome shotgun sequence contains these proteins:
- the TRAF3IP3 gene encoding TRAF3-interacting JNK-activating modulator isoform X5, which encodes MIGPDPRPAPGLARWAESYEAKSERRQETRESRRCRPNVTTCRLVGKAPRTQQREQLRRARQQQFFRRRNLEVEEKGEAQSPPAREPGPSRRAGLATDLKEPLSWANRISSPRQQVSGTSSEVFATQHHPPSGAWRDPAGHRPTQAGGLPPQASSIKKAPKHHRGTQTKAGETPSTIKNDASQQTNYGVAVLDKEIIQLSEYLKEALQRELILKQKMVILQDLLSTLIQASDSTWKGQLNEDKLKGKLRSLENQLYACTQKYSPWGMKKVLLEMEDQKNSYEQKAKESLQKVLEEKMSAEQQLQSTQRSLALAEQKCEEWKSQYEALKEDWRTLGTQHRELESQLHVLQSKLQGADSRDSQMNQALRLLESEHQELQARIECLQEDRDLCSSDTQHLQDQLKRSEEEKLALVTKVQQLQSLLQNQSLQLQKQEKLLTKKDPAPQVETMSHTTVTSLSALKSAAPAS